From Varibaculum massiliense, a single genomic window includes:
- a CDS encoding helix-turn-helix domain-containing protein, with product MITVQALLGRPQLHIQSLWCPNPLAKLRWVATSEQINPATFLEGNELLLTTSAGNPEGEGGWLEYTQRLLVGGITTLGFGLGFSHDTVPPLLVQAARKTGLNLIEVAADQSFVALSQEVARMIEVEATSGKYKLTALQQRLIQASAQPRSVYMITGELARGIGALVMVRDTAGRTITQTIAPTVTVDLEDLAADSWERFSANMAQLSFETEEGYCLFTAINALGQETAWLQACWTTFPQPWQQQALSQAGLLIASALANSRFVSSYHGRLLQRAFELLLSGELGAAQILTEMAFPLSRALSGRYVPVVVTGEEGDLRVLTARVERAVTKSMPPPLWRFHAENLEMAIPVAALPLTLSNFSRKEFSALRAGVGQEYPISRFSSGLSGARQALRHTGNSQQVARWEEISRSGLMQVIGRETAAAFSQQFLRPLRGETDLLELLEQYVATKGNRQQMANTLGLHRNTVAKRLEKLQSKLGINLAEAGAQASAWVALQGREP from the coding sequence ATGATTACTGTGCAGGCGCTGCTCGGGCGACCGCAGCTACATATTCAATCCCTGTGGTGTCCCAATCCCTTGGCGAAGCTACGCTGGGTGGCGACCTCGGAACAGATAAATCCCGCTACTTTCTTAGAGGGAAACGAACTGCTGCTGACCACTTCCGCGGGGAATCCGGAGGGTGAAGGAGGCTGGCTAGAGTATACCCAGCGCCTGTTGGTCGGGGGTATTACTACCCTGGGATTCGGTTTAGGGTTCAGCCACGATACCGTTCCTCCGCTATTGGTGCAGGCAGCCCGAAAAACCGGTCTTAACCTAATAGAGGTTGCCGCCGATCAATCTTTTGTGGCGCTTTCTCAAGAGGTGGCGCGGATGATCGAGGTCGAAGCTACCTCGGGAAAATATAAGCTCACGGCTTTGCAGCAGCGCCTGATTCAGGCATCTGCGCAGCCGCGCAGTGTCTACATGATTACCGGGGAGCTAGCGCGGGGAATCGGCGCCCTAGTAATGGTCAGGGATACGGCGGGCAGGACAATAACGCAGACAATAGCCCCTACGGTAACTGTTGATTTAGAGGACTTAGCGGCAGACTCTTGGGAAAGATTTTCCGCCAATATGGCGCAGCTTTCCTTTGAAACCGAGGAAGGCTACTGTCTTTTCACTGCTATTAACGCTCTTGGGCAGGAAACCGCCTGGTTGCAAGCCTGTTGGACTACCTTTCCCCAGCCGTGGCAGCAGCAGGCGCTTTCCCAGGCGGGGCTGTTAATCGCTTCGGCCTTAGCTAACTCCCGGTTTGTTTCCTCCTATCATGGGCGCTTGTTGCAACGGGCTTTTGAACTGTTACTTTCTGGGGAGCTGGGGGCGGCGCAGATTCTAACCGAGATGGCGTTTCCTCTCTCTCGCGCCTTAAGCGGGCGGTATGTGCCGGTAGTAGTTACGGGGGAAGAGGGGGATTTGCGGGTCTTGACTGCTCGGGTGGAGCGGGCAGTGACAAAAAGTATGCCTCCACCGCTGTGGCGTTTTCACGCCGAAAATCTGGAGATGGCGATTCCGGTAGCGGCGTTGCCGCTGACTTTGTCGAACTTTTCCCGGAAAGAGTTTTCTGCTTTGCGAGCAGGCGTGGGGCAGGAGTACCCGATCTCTCGTTTTAGTTCGGGTCTCTCTGGGGCGCGGCAGGCGCTGCGGCACACCGGAAATAGTCAGCAGGTAGCCCGCTGGGAAGAGATTTCTCGTTCCGGGCTAATGCAGGTGATAGGTAGGGAAACCGCGGCTGCTTTTTCTCAACAGTTTCTGCGACCCCTGCGGGGAGAGACAGACCTGCTGGAACTGCTGGAACAATATGTTGCCACTAAAGGTAACCGGCAGCAGATGGCCAATACCCTGGGGCTGCACCGCAATACGGTGGCGAAGCGGCTAGAAAAACTGCAAAGCAAACTCGGGATTAACCTGGCAGAAGCCGGTGCCCAAGCCTCCGCCTGGGTAGCCCTCCAAGGACGCGAGCCCTAA
- a CDS encoding SpaA isopeptide-forming pilin-related protein, protein MRNPFAKRPTALVLTLSLIGYMIALIGPALAVGAANATNGKVIKSWNEIGTVITEDINLSDSDLPEDAAGRTLRVGKNVTVTGATSKTFKGLSFLITEGHTLTLNNLNIDNSVHPELAMVTVGDNNGNNRLAFTGENNFTRQDASSENASKDYTVPLPLVQVKADTTLNIGQSGSGTLNLSNPKSPRSQAALIGTQHFSAFGTINIAGGSLNLQGSSQSAAMIGSGGAFYEVNPETNPSWLNNYDETPWSAGGTINVKGGTINLSKVGSGTYGGAFIGSGRGAVQLPDSAGADWAQKNAAVNINVSGGQINAHGNHTALGAGSFTTPLQDSAGQVTATFTQPYARVNISGGTVQVSPDASDTGNSAINIGCRGVGNWNQDFANHSLPLAPGCEVAISGGKVTVGTADSTLDKTGDIAAIGSGPDSANLDVKISGSAQVTAYSNGRGAAIGGGYASGTSKVTISDNAQVNALGVVRESPAIGAGGLPGQAEFAGNSRLDEDAVRGADQNQVIIAGKAKVNAETAKDSAEVEQPLNGAIGSAANRSGQVSITDHAAVTAKVYGVRRGAVIGSAGWIDSYVSDPFKVTISGSPKVQAVVQPVAQSGAKKLAYGLGAAIGSGFQTKVPAQITLSGSPNLDLIGGQASSGVGLGFKSSGGGSSVTANLDAGAKIQATSPVGTPRTDGSAVRSGFPLAKGQNMPLDTTTGKGQVLNLRFADGSGNPQTLGLTTAVDKLTQDKQSVPFSLVTPEGETVHSSALTSTLYNNLALSVPKTGNYYLQSKVTPSLFAYHGDKDAEDAFIFPVNGQIYTQDGLLWAQGYSLKYQVAGAGGTLPPAYTTTRYLPPNTVIGALPAVTLPTVTGKTCAVDYWELNDAQTSEEEIAQTKISANTVVKAVTKCEDTVTPPEPQPEKVSFTWQLRDSKGQALSGGQFTLTEKGGAAVSVPDSSSGTFTVSDLNPAKSYVLTQTAAPSGYDLPQQRTHTVTFEKISQEYQAKVDDQAISGEAFVITNTKTPLPPQPVAFNWKLQDADKNLLPGGSFKLVCGSEEVAVPAAGTASGSYSVSLDPTKGGCTLTQTAAPEGYELGDVTSYEISFKEKDNANGIWAAVVAGKETSEVTFTNVALPKPPATTSFAWKLTDTAGKSLNGAVFTVSGGETPLTVTSQDAANPGTYSASNLDPKKTYTLTETAAPSGYKADTASYQLTFVADGASYRSQIGGKDLPDTGLVIKNVKLPTPAEIRWEVVSSADATQYVPGTSFKITPFKADGTTLDAEKAFTVSDATTAVSLDLNKGEGQYRVVVPDGSRKYQVEQLTTSPDFAPKTGAQVVTFTKQADGRYLQNVEGSGLKFENTPVMRTAQFTWKLVDKDSKKPLSGGSFSLTNGSEKVSISENAADASFQATLNQAKTYKLQQTEAPEGYEKDTKTYTISYEDGKVQVSPDGTRVDLTDGALVISNAKKATESTTDPTTDPSTEPTTPGTEPTTEPTDNPTQPIGGELTWKVVDSKGQAVAGTSFQITPLGKDGKPNTAVAFTVTDFVSGPTSFRVPTDLNGAVGAYKVQVDDVTLQYRLEQLTTAKGMKLAEPQTLSFNKTDGKWSQNATSPLVNPADPEQPPTTEPTDNPTSEPTDPTAEPQPGDNGGSTTQPSAGQNGGATEAPAGAYITGGSSAGSSSAAGPAPSSLRVTGANGATLALISAILALAGAGLLTARKLRQDR, encoded by the coding sequence ATGCGCAATCCCTTCGCAAAGCGCCCTACGGCACTCGTCCTCACTCTCTCCTTAATCGGATACATGATTGCCCTGATCGGGCCGGCTTTAGCGGTCGGTGCCGCTAATGCTACCAATGGCAAGGTCATCAAATCCTGGAACGAAATCGGCACCGTCATCACCGAAGATATTAACCTCAGTGATTCGGATTTGCCCGAAGATGCCGCGGGACGCACCCTGAGGGTGGGCAAGAACGTGACTGTCACTGGCGCGACCAGCAAAACCTTCAAAGGACTATCTTTTCTCATTACCGAAGGTCACACCCTAACGCTGAATAACCTGAACATTGACAACTCTGTTCACCCGGAACTAGCGATGGTGACCGTTGGCGACAATAACGGAAATAACCGCCTCGCTTTTACCGGGGAAAACAACTTCACCCGCCAGGATGCCTCCTCGGAAAACGCTTCTAAAGATTACACTGTTCCATTGCCATTAGTGCAGGTAAAGGCAGACACTACCCTGAATATCGGACAAAGCGGCTCCGGAACCTTGAATCTGTCTAACCCGAAATCTCCCCGCTCTCAAGCAGCTCTAATCGGTACCCAGCATTTTTCAGCTTTTGGCACTATCAACATTGCGGGCGGGTCTTTGAACCTCCAAGGATCTTCCCAAAGCGCAGCCATGATTGGCTCGGGTGGCGCTTTTTACGAGGTCAACCCGGAAACTAATCCCAGCTGGCTCAACAACTACGACGAAACCCCTTGGAGCGCCGGGGGCACTATTAATGTCAAGGGCGGAACCATTAACCTGTCAAAGGTTGGGAGCGGCACCTATGGCGGCGCTTTCATTGGCAGTGGTCGCGGCGCGGTGCAGCTCCCAGATTCGGCCGGGGCTGATTGGGCGCAGAAAAACGCGGCGGTAAACATTAACGTCAGCGGCGGACAAATCAATGCTCACGGCAACCATACCGCCTTGGGGGCGGGCAGCTTCACTACCCCGCTACAAGATTCCGCAGGTCAGGTCACCGCTACTTTCACTCAACCTTATGCGCGGGTAAATATCTCCGGTGGCACCGTCCAGGTCAGCCCGGATGCCTCTGACACCGGCAATAGCGCGATCAACATCGGTTGCCGCGGGGTGGGCAACTGGAACCAAGACTTCGCTAATCACAGCTTGCCTTTGGCTCCCGGCTGTGAAGTAGCAATCAGTGGCGGCAAAGTCACGGTGGGGACTGCTGATTCCACCCTCGATAAGACCGGGGATATCGCTGCTATCGGGTCCGGTCCCGATAGCGCCAATCTAGACGTGAAAATCTCCGGATCGGCGCAGGTAACCGCCTATTCTAATGGGCGCGGCGCCGCGATTGGTGGTGGCTACGCCTCCGGAACTTCTAAGGTCACCATCTCGGATAATGCCCAGGTAAACGCCCTGGGGGTAGTACGCGAATCCCCCGCGATTGGGGCGGGCGGTCTGCCTGGACAAGCCGAATTTGCCGGTAACTCCCGCCTAGATGAAGACGCGGTGCGCGGGGCAGATCAAAACCAGGTGATTATTGCAGGAAAAGCAAAGGTAAATGCGGAGACTGCGAAGGATTCCGCTGAAGTCGAACAGCCGCTTAACGGGGCTATTGGCTCTGCCGCTAACCGTTCCGGCCAGGTCAGCATCACTGACCATGCTGCAGTCACCGCCAAAGTGTACGGCGTTCGCCGGGGCGCAGTGATTGGTAGCGCGGGGTGGATCGATTCTTACGTTTCTGACCCCTTCAAGGTTACGATTTCTGGGTCTCCCAAGGTGCAGGCAGTGGTGCAGCCGGTGGCGCAGTCGGGTGCAAAAAAGCTAGCTTACGGTTTAGGGGCGGCGATTGGTTCTGGTTTCCAGACAAAAGTTCCTGCTCAAATTACGCTTTCAGGCAGCCCCAATCTGGATTTGATTGGCGGGCAAGCCAGCTCGGGCGTAGGTCTTGGTTTCAAGAGCAGCGGCGGGGGCAGCTCGGTGACCGCTAACTTGGACGCGGGCGCTAAGATCCAGGCAACTTCCCCGGTCGGCACGCCGAGGACGGACGGTTCTGCTGTCCGCAGCGGCTTTCCTCTAGCTAAGGGGCAGAATATGCCCCTTGATACCACCACCGGCAAGGGGCAGGTACTTAATCTGCGTTTTGCTGATGGCTCCGGAAATCCGCAAACCCTGGGTTTGACCACTGCGGTAGACAAACTCACCCAGGATAAACAGTCTGTGCCTTTCTCGCTGGTTACCCCCGAGGGCGAAACTGTGCATTCTTCTGCGCTCACCAGTACCCTTTACAATAATCTGGCGCTGTCGGTACCTAAGACCGGGAACTACTACCTGCAATCAAAGGTAACCCCCAGCTTGTTCGCCTATCACGGGGACAAGGACGCGGAGGATGCTTTTATCTTCCCAGTTAACGGGCAGATTTACACCCAAGACGGATTGCTGTGGGCGCAGGGTTATTCCTTAAAGTACCAGGTAGCTGGCGCGGGCGGTACCCTCCCCCCGGCTTACACCACTACTCGCTACCTGCCCCCGAATACGGTAATCGGGGCGCTACCGGCGGTAACTCTCCCTACGGTTACTGGTAAAACCTGCGCGGTGGATTATTGGGAGCTAAATGATGCCCAGACCTCAGAGGAAGAGATAGCTCAGACAAAAATCAGCGCCAACACCGTGGTGAAAGCGGTAACTAAGTGTGAAGACACGGTCACTCCCCCAGAACCCCAGCCCGAAAAAGTGTCTTTCACCTGGCAGCTGCGAGATTCCAAAGGCCAGGCATTAAGTGGCGGGCAATTCACTTTGACTGAAAAAGGCGGCGCGGCGGTTAGCGTCCCAGATTCTTCCTCCGGCACTTTCACTGTCAGCGACTTGAATCCGGCAAAGAGCTATGTACTTACTCAAACTGCTGCTCCCTCGGGCTACGACTTGCCGCAGCAAAGAACCCATACCGTTACTTTTGAAAAGATTTCTCAGGAATACCAGGCAAAAGTGGACGACCAGGCAATCAGCGGTGAAGCGTTTGTTATTACCAATACCAAGACCCCGCTGCCTCCCCAGCCGGTAGCCTTCAACTGGAAACTGCAGGATGCAGATAAGAACCTACTACCCGGCGGCAGCTTCAAACTGGTTTGTGGCTCTGAGGAGGTAGCAGTTCCCGCTGCGGGTACTGCCTCGGGCAGTTATAGCGTTTCTTTAGATCCCACCAAGGGAGGGTGTACCCTCACCCAAACTGCCGCCCCCGAAGGCTACGAGCTGGGTGACGTCACCTCCTACGAAATTAGTTTCAAAGAGAAAGATAATGCCAACGGCATTTGGGCCGCGGTGGTTGCCGGTAAAGAAACCAGCGAAGTTACCTTCACTAATGTGGCATTACCGAAACCTCCGGCCACTACTTCTTTTGCTTGGAAACTAACCGACACTGCCGGCAAGAGCCTCAATGGGGCAGTCTTTACCGTGAGCGGTGGGGAAACTCCGCTCACGGTTACCTCGCAAGATGCGGCTAATCCGGGGACTTACAGTGCTTCGAATCTTGATCCCAAGAAGACCTATACTTTGACTGAAACTGCTGCTCCCAGTGGTTACAAAGCCGATACCGCCAGCTATCAGCTCACTTTTGTTGCCGATGGTGCCAGCTACCGGTCGCAGATTGGCGGGAAAGACTTGCCGGATACCGGTCTGGTCATTAAGAACGTCAAGCTGCCCACCCCGGCAGAGATTCGTTGGGAAGTAGTTTCTTCCGCGGATGCTACCCAGTATGTGCCAGGAACTTCCTTTAAGATTACTCCTTTTAAGGCCGATGGCACGACCTTGGATGCGGAGAAAGCTTTCACCGTATCTGATGCCACCACGGCGGTCAGTCTTGATTTGAACAAGGGCGAGGGGCAGTACCGGGTAGTAGTCCCGGATGGTTCCCGTAAGTACCAGGTGGAACAGCTAACCACCAGCCCTGATTTTGCGCCTAAGACGGGCGCCCAGGTGGTAACTTTCACGAAGCAAGCTGACGGACGCTACCTCCAAAACGTAGAAGGAAGCGGCCTCAAGTTTGAAAACACCCCGGTGATGAGGACCGCCCAGTTCACTTGGAAACTGGTAGATAAAGATTCGAAGAAGCCTTTATCTGGCGGCAGCTTCTCCCTAACTAATGGCAGCGAAAAGGTCAGTATCTCTGAAAATGCGGCAGATGCTTCTTTCCAGGCCACTTTGAATCAAGCTAAGACCTATAAGTTGCAGCAGACCGAAGCACCGGAAGGCTACGAAAAAGACACCAAGACCTACACCATCAGCTATGAGGATGGAAAAGTTCAGGTTTCGCCAGATGGCACCAGGGTTGACCTCACTGATGGGGCGCTGGTGATTAGCAATGCTAAGAAAGCTACCGAGTCGACTACCGATCCCACCACGGATCCCAGTACCGAGCCGACTACGCCCGGAACGGAGCCGACCACGGAGCCCACTGATAACCCTACGCAACCAATTGGCGGAGAACTCACTTGGAAAGTGGTTGATTCTAAAGGTCAGGCAGTAGCCGGGACTTCTTTCCAGATCACTCCCCTGGGCAAAGATGGGAAGCCCAATACCGCGGTTGCCTTTACGGTCACGGATTTTGTCAGTGGCCCCACCTCCTTCAGGGTACCCACTGACCTAAACGGCGCTGTCGGTGCCTATAAGGTGCAGGTTGATGACGTAACCTTGCAGTACCGGCTAGAGCAGCTAACGACTGCCAAAGGTATGAAACTAGCAGAACCGCAAACGCTGTCCTTTAATAAGACGGACGGTAAGTGGTCACAAAACGCGACGAGTCCGCTCGTTAACCCGGCGGATCCGGAACAACCTCCGACTACGGAGCCTACTGATAATCCGACTAGCGAGCCGACTGACCCCACCGCTGAACCCCAACCGGGTGACAACGGTGGAAGCACTACGCAGCCGTCAGCTGGCCAAAACGGCGGAGCTACCGAAGCCCCTGCCGGTGCCTATATAACAGGTGGTTCTTCTGCGGGGTCTAGTTCTGCGGCTGGTCCGGCGCCCTCTTCCTTGCGGGTGACCGGCGCGAACGGAGCCACCTTGGCTTTGATCTCCGCGATTCTGGCACTCGCCGGTGCCGGACTGCTCACGGCGCGCAAACTGCGCCAAGACCGTTAG
- a CDS encoding phosphotransferase has translation MTAKSPNSQLKWPGRDAIIDTVWDYLTQRRWFPSYLERSEVRVLDYRELEDPQFRLLILEAQGVWYHIPLALVADWNGEGIVGRTGGSPENPGYLIDGPYCPQYVQYWIRSTHQAGTLPLLPEGEDLISNLLAASLESKVLSGEQSNSSVLLGGKYPTIIKFFRVLVSGANPEVTVPLALARTGWQGVPQPRGYSQLYLWDPDGQPQQVTTACAAVRLDEARDGFRLVCSLASSGEDPTIMARQLGKTTANMHRHLLEAFGVGEDPASGTMMATRLRHQYQQAEAAYPQLREHPQIGEEVDRLAQALTGLGGLPPTQRVHGDYHLGQCLYSSGDWYVIDFEGEPLRPLEERTAPDQVERDIAGMLRSFDYARVEGGADGDWLNRARLAFLEGYFGEEQRPAPALVVLRAFEVEKALYEVRYEAEQRPDWVSIPLKALMLLLPQSH, from the coding sequence ATGACCGCTAAGTCCCCTAATAGCCAGCTTAAATGGCCTGGCAGAGATGCTATCATCGACACTGTCTGGGACTATCTCACCCAACGACGCTGGTTTCCTTCCTACTTGGAACGCTCCGAGGTACGAGTTCTGGATTACCGAGAACTCGAGGATCCTCAGTTCCGGCTGTTGATTTTAGAGGCGCAGGGAGTTTGGTACCACATTCCCTTGGCGTTGGTTGCTGATTGGAACGGTGAGGGGATCGTTGGACGCACCGGCGGCTCGCCGGAAAACCCCGGCTATCTGATCGATGGTCCCTATTGTCCGCAGTATGTCCAGTATTGGATTCGTTCCACCCACCAAGCGGGGACTTTGCCGCTACTACCTGAGGGTGAAGATTTAATATCTAACCTGCTGGCAGCCAGTTTAGAAAGTAAAGTTTTAAGCGGAGAGCAGTCCAATTCTTCGGTGCTTTTAGGGGGAAAATACCCGACGATTATCAAGTTTTTCCGGGTGCTGGTTTCCGGAGCTAACCCGGAGGTGACGGTGCCCTTAGCACTGGCTCGCACCGGCTGGCAGGGGGTGCCACAACCGCGCGGATACTCTCAGCTATACCTGTGGGATCCAGACGGTCAACCCCAACAGGTCACCACTGCTTGCGCTGCGGTTCGTCTCGATGAGGCGCGGGATGGTTTCCGCTTGGTTTGTTCCCTGGCCAGCAGCGGCGAAGACCCCACAATAATGGCTCGCCAGTTAGGGAAGACCACTGCAAATATGCATCGCCACCTCTTAGAGGCTTTTGGTGTCGGTGAAGATCCCGCCTCGGGTACTATGATGGCTACTCGGCTTCGGCATCAATATCAACAGGCAGAGGCAGCATACCCCCAGCTGCGAGAGCATCCGCAAATTGGGGAGGAAGTTGATCGCCTCGCCCAGGCGCTGACTGGTCTGGGAGGACTGCCCCCTACACAGAGGGTTCATGGGGACTATCACCTGGGACAATGCCTCTACAGCTCTGGGGATTGGTACGTGATTGATTTCGAGGGAGAGCCTCTACGTCCTCTGGAAGAACGTACTGCCCCCGACCAGGTGGAACGGGACATTGCCGGAATGCTACGTTCTTTCGACTACGCTCGGGTAGAAGGCGGCGCTGATGGCGATTGGCTTAATCGGGCGCGGCTAGCTTTCCTGGAAGGATATTTTGGCGAGGAGCAACGCCCCGCCCCCGCTCTAGTGGTTTTAAGGGCCTTTGAAGTGGAAAAAGCCCTTTATGAAGTGCGCTATGAAGCAGAGCAACGCCCCGACTGGGTAAGCATCCCTCTAAAGGCGCTAATGCTACTTCTGCCACAGTCACATTAA
- the treS gene encoding maltose alpha-D-glucosyltransferase: protein MSPKLPEENESLSKLLLPPPASQAVPSPAEDPGWYRSAVFYEVLIQAFSDSNGDGIGDFQGLISRLDYLAWLGVDCLWLPPFYPSPMRDGGYDISAYTDVNPAFGSMEDFTALVEAAHERGIRILVDIVVNHTSDQHPWFEASRKDPEGEYGDFYVWRDSDQDYRDARIIFIDTETSNWTYDEVRGQYYWHRFFSHQPDLNFENPQVQAAVMNVVRYWCRTGVDGFRLDAIPYLFEENGTNCENLPKTHWFVSELRKMVDAEFPGTLMVAEANQPPLDVIDYFGSETDPECHICFHFPLMPKLFAALRTGSSKGLRQILAELPELPAGAQWGTFLRNHDELTLEMVTDQEREDMYSWYAPESRMRANVGIRRRLAPLLGGSRRKIELAHALLLSMPGSPFLYYGDEIGMGDNIWLPDRFGVRTPMQWDTSATAGFSSADPETFLVPLIDAPGWDNRTINVQESLGRPTSLLHWLRSAIQLRRRLTCFGQGSLSQVGSDQDSVLAFIRRDQNATVLCVYNLGEGAVAARLSLPGMASWCLREAFDGGWFPAVGADETVTVTMNRHGFYWLELFPPEQAEQTREETTEPPTTTTSLPVIVHSATPVASPQSDTETTGAADAYPALDFSALKEHEDDR from the coding sequence TTGAGCCCTAAGCTACCGGAGGAAAACGAAAGCCTGAGCAAACTGTTGCTACCCCCTCCCGCTTCCCAGGCGGTTCCCTCCCCGGCAGAGGATCCTGGCTGGTATCGCAGCGCCGTTTTCTACGAGGTACTAATCCAGGCGTTTTCGGATTCTAACGGGGACGGCATTGGGGATTTCCAGGGGTTAATTTCGCGTCTGGATTACCTGGCCTGGCTGGGAGTGGACTGCCTTTGGCTGCCGCCTTTTTATCCTTCGCCGATGCGCGATGGTGGCTACGACATTAGTGCCTACACCGATGTGAATCCGGCTTTCGGTTCGATGGAAGACTTCACTGCCTTGGTGGAGGCCGCCCATGAACGCGGAATCCGTATCCTGGTAGATATCGTGGTTAATCACACCTCTGACCAGCACCCTTGGTTTGAGGCTTCCCGCAAAGATCCGGAGGGCGAATACGGGGATTTTTACGTCTGGCGCGACAGCGACCAGGATTACCGGGACGCGCGGATTATTTTCATTGACACCGAAACCTCCAATTGGACGTATGACGAGGTGCGCGGGCAATACTATTGGCATCGTTTCTTTTCCCACCAACCGGATTTGAACTTTGAGAATCCCCAGGTGCAAGCGGCAGTAATGAACGTGGTGCGTTACTGGTGCCGCACCGGGGTGGATGGTTTCCGTCTGGACGCAATCCCCTACCTCTTTGAAGAAAATGGCACCAACTGCGAAAACTTGCCGAAAACCCACTGGTTCGTGAGCGAACTCCGCAAAATGGTGGACGCCGAATTCCCGGGAACTTTGATGGTGGCGGAAGCCAATCAGCCCCCCTTGGATGTGATTGACTATTTCGGCAGTGAAACCGACCCGGAGTGCCATATTTGTTTCCACTTCCCGCTAATGCCGAAACTGTTTGCGGCTTTGCGTACCGGATCTTCGAAGGGGCTGCGGCAAATCTTGGCGGAGCTACCAGAGCTGCCGGCAGGTGCCCAATGGGGAACTTTCTTGCGTAATCACGATGAGCTCACCCTGGAAATGGTGACTGACCAGGAACGCGAAGACATGTATTCCTGGTATGCGCCTGAGTCACGGATGCGCGCGAATGTGGGGATTCGCCGCCGCCTGGCGCCCCTTTTAGGGGGTTCGCGCCGCAAAATAGAACTCGCCCATGCCCTGTTACTTTCTATGCCTGGCTCCCCTTTCCTCTATTACGGGGACGAAATCGGCATGGGTGACAATATCTGGTTGCCGGATCGTTTCGGGGTGCGCACCCCTATGCAGTGGGACACTTCCGCCACTGCCGGCTTTTCTTCCGCCGACCCGGAAACTTTCCTGGTGCCTTTGATTGATGCTCCCGGTTGGGATAATCGCACTATCAATGTGCAAGAATCCCTAGGGCGCCCCACTTCCCTGCTGCATTGGCTGCGTAGTGCTATCCAGTTGCGCCGCCGCCTGACATGCTTCGGGCAGGGCTCCTTATCGCAGGTAGGTTCGGATCAAGATTCCGTATTGGCGTTTATTCGTCGTGACCAAAACGCTACGGTACTTTGTGTATATAACTTGGGTGAGGGCGCAGTAGCGGCGCGGCTATCTTTGCCCGGCATGGCCAGCTGGTGTCTGCGTGAAGCCTTCGATGGAGGGTGGTTCCCTGCCGTGGGCGCCGATGAAACCGTCACTGTAACTATGAATCGCCACGGCTTTTATTGGTTGGAGCTTTTCCCTCCCGAGCAGGCAGAACAGACCCGAGAAGAAACCACAGAACCGCCCACTACCACTACTTCTTTGCCGGTGATAGTGCACAGCGCTACCCCGGTAGCCTCCCCGCAGTCAGATACAGAGACCACGGGAGCGGCCGACGCCTATCCGGCCTTAGATTTCTCGGCGCTAAAGGAGCATGAAGATGACCGCTAA